In Elusimicrobiota bacterium, the following proteins share a genomic window:
- a CDS encoding isoprenyl transferase: MLIIEKIDHSQLPKHIAVIMDGNGRWAKKRGLPRILGHRAGEKAVRNIVETCAKLKIKILTLYAFSTENWARPKTEINSLMVLLKTYLRKELKNLLKNNIRLNVIGNISKLPQGTKTELDKVIKKTSRNSGLLLNLALNYGGRQEIVRAVNFLLRKKLKEIKEKDLSDNLYTEGIPDPDLFIRTSGEKRLSNFLLWQLAYSELYFTEVLWPDFNENDLYSAIIEYQRRNRRFGGI, translated from the coding sequence GTGTTAATAATTGAAAAAATTGATCATTCTCAATTGCCGAAACATATTGCCGTTATAATGGACGGCAACGGCCGCTGGGCCAAAAAAAGAGGGCTTCCTCGTATTTTAGGGCACAGAGCAGGAGAAAAGGCTGTCAGAAATATTGTTGAAACATGCGCAAAATTAAAGATAAAAATCTTAACCTTGTACGCTTTTTCAACTGAAAATTGGGCCAGGCCGAAAACCGAAATCAACAGCTTGATGGTTCTTTTAAAAACTTATCTTCGCAAAGAACTAAAAAATCTGCTGAAAAATAACATTCGGCTCAATGTTATCGGAAATATTTCTAAATTACCTCAAGGAACCAAAACAGAACTTGATAAAGTAATCAAGAAAACGAGCAGAAATTCCGGTCTTTTACTTAACCTTGCTCTTAATTACGGCGGCCGCCAGGAAATTGTAAGGGCCGTAAATTTTCTTTTAAGAAAAAAGCTAAAAGAAATTAAAGAAAAAGATTTATCCGATAATCTCTATACCGAAGGAATTCCTGACCCTGACCTTTTTATAAGAACCTCGGGAGAAAAACGCCTTTCAAATTTTCTTTTATGGCAACTGGCTTATTCTGAACTATATTTTACTGAAGTTTTATGGCCTGATTTTAATGAAAATGATCTTTACAGCGCCATAATAGAATATCAAAGAAGAAACCGCAGATTTGGCGGCATTTAG
- a CDS encoding 4Fe-4S binding protein, translating to MAFSIDQVQCAGCGACESACKQSAISQDDDKYKIDGSKCTDCGDCMDVCPVSCINGTKN from the coding sequence ATGGCATTTTCTATTGATCAGGTGCAGTGCGCAGGATGCGGGGCTTGTGAATCAGCGTGTAAGCAATCGGCGATATCGCAAGATGATGACAAGTATAAAATTGACGGTTCAAAATGTACGGATTGCGGTGATTGTATGGATGTTTGTCCGGTTAGCTGCATTAACGGAACAAAAAATTAA
- the frr gene encoding ribosome recycling factor, with protein sequence MIFRTIVAQGEEPMKKALEKMKNDFAALRTGRANVALVEGIKVESYGTSMPINQLANLSIPDSRTIEIRPWDISQSGNIEKAILKSELGITPNNDGKIIRISVPKLTEDRRKEIIKMVHKMAEDFKVSIRNVRREILENIKKAEKEKKITEDEQIKAEQESQKLTDSYIKKIDEVIALKEKEIMEI encoded by the coding sequence ATGATTTTCAGAACTATTGTTGCTCAGGGCGAAGAGCCCATGAAAAAAGCTTTAGAAAAAATGAAAAACGATTTCGCGGCTTTGCGGACAGGCAGGGCAAACGTAGCGCTTGTGGAAGGGATTAAAGTTGAAAGCTACGGGACTTCAATGCCTATAAATCAGCTTGCGAACTTAAGTATTCCCGATTCAAGGACTATAGAAATACGTCCCTGGGATATTTCTCAAAGCGGGAACATTGAGAAAGCCATTTTAAAATCCGAGCTGGGTATCACTCCGAATAATGACGGAAAAATAATCAGGATTTCCGTTCCTAAACTGACTGAAGATCGCCGTAAGGAAATAATTAAAATGGTACACAAAATGGCGGAAGATTTTAAAGTTTCAATCAGAAATGTGAGAAGAGAAATCCTTGAGAATATCAAAAAAGCCGAAAAAGAAAAAAAGATTACCGAAGATGAACAAATAAAAGCTGAACAAGAATCTCAAAAGTTGACAGATTCCTATATTAAAAAAATTGATGAGGTTATAGCGCTCAAAGAAAAAGAAATAATGGAGATTTAA